One region of Carcharodon carcharias isolate sCarCar2 chromosome 21, sCarCar2.pri, whole genome shotgun sequence genomic DNA includes:
- the LOC121292981 gene encoding uncharacterized protein LOC121292981, whose product MPRKKKPSQSKKPPLLFLESPQKGEKCRQVVPLPSAVNPRQVSCVPVHQSSFTWVLPQFEFSDTTVQGSRQKQHKNNTSDSTAQHRNYKEKQSTAPKAGAVRKSHVNIVPLTFLGCDELPVQKENHKVHPSTCQKVGTHGQARLPTNKTSFMGNTYQGHKDDSSLARVQNSDALGQKLKCRQRSMSKGILVGKISCATSTGWNIPHSSVKCSSFSSPLYCINRQTSANSGGKELSLSDHFAESFDEVFILPQVSTPTIDGLLPVANLKKNIGRLGDRTPDIRNMIAFCGRPEDLDTSSGLNNDSSEESLSSEVWVQDTPEREYGVKATWRRRPHIMQYLKDRGKLTNSDVLVGT is encoded by the exons ATGCCCCGCAAGAAGAAGCCCAGCCAATCCAAGAAGCCCCCTTTGCTGTTTCTGGAGAGTCCACAAAAAGGAGAAAAGTGTAGGCAAGTGGTGCCTCTACCATCTGCGGTAAACCCACGCCAGGTATCCTGTGTGCCAGTTCACCAGTCTTCGTTCACTTGG gtgctgccaCAGTTTGAATTTTCAGACACAACAGTTCAAGGATCAAGACAAAAGCAACACAAAAATAACacatctgacagtacagcacaacACAGGAACTACAAAGAGAAGCAGAGTACTGCACCAAAAGCAGGAGCTGTGAGAAAATCACATGTTAACATTGTCCCCTTGACCTTTTTGGGCTGTGATGAGTTGCCTGTTCAGAAGGAGAACCACAAAGTTCATCCTAGCACCTGTCAGAAAGTTGGAACCCATGGACAAGCTAGACTGCCAACAAATAAAACTTCATTTATGGGAAACACCTACCAAGGACATAAAGATGACAGTTCCTTGGCAAGGGTTCAGAATTCAGATGCCTTGGGTCAGAAGCTCAAATGTAGGCAAAGGTCTATGTCGAAGGGCATCTTGGTTGGTAAAATAAGCTGTGCCACAAGTACAGGATGGAATATACCCCACAGTTCTGTGAAATGCTCCAGTTTCAGTTCTCCGTTGTATTGTATCAACCGCCAAACTAGTGCAAACTCTGGTGGTAAGGAGCTCTCCCTTTCTGATCACTTTGCTGAATCATTTGATGAGGTATTCATTCTACCACAAGTTAGCACTCCCACAATTGATGGCTTACTTCCAGTAGCTAACTTGAAAAAAAATATTGGTAGATTAGGGGACAGGACACCAGACATACGCAATATGATTGCTTTCTGTGGTAGACCGGAGGACTTGGACACATCATCTGGACTAAACAATGATTCTTCTGAGGAATCCCTGTCTTCGGAGGTTTGGGTGCAGGACACTCCAGAGCGTGAATATGGAGTCAAAGCGACTTGGCGAAGACGGCCACACATTATGCAATATTTGAAAGATCGTGGGAAACTAACCAATAGCGACGTGCTTGTTGGCACATAG